Sequence from the Pseudomonas sp. LS.1a genome:
TGGTTTCCGGGGTCGCAGCGACCCTTGTCTCACCGGTCTGCGTCTCGAGAGGAACACCAATGTGCACGACTATTTCTCCTGCGGTGACCTTTTGTCTTTGTAAAAGCCAGCGCACTTCGGATGGTGCGCTGGGGCGGCTGTGGAGCGCCGACCCGCCGAATTCCGGGCGGGCGAAGCATTTTGCAGACGAAGCCGGGGGCCTTCAACCGATTCTGGAGCGAAACGAAGTCAAAACTACAAGTCACCCTGTGACCGTATGTCGCAACGGTCAGGCTGCAGCGCGTCAAACATAGGCTATTGGCAGAGTAGGAGAAAAAATCAAAAATTTTGCGGTCAATTCGCTTACGGCTTGGTGAATGTCGCAAAATAACCCGCAAAGCCGCGCCGTAAGCAGGATTAAAGAGGATTTTTGCACCCGCATAACAGTTTATGTAGATGCGACAAATACATATATCTGTAGGTGTTTAAAATAATTGACTACGGGGTCAATTTGTCGCGCTTCCCTAAGTCTTCGCCGTGTACGCCTGAGCCTGGCTCAGTAGCCAGTCGCGGAAGGCGCGCAGCGAAGCCGACTCCACCTTGCGCTCCGGAATCATCAGATAGTAGGCCTTGTCACTACTGAGGGCATGCCTGTTAGCGACCACCAGCCTACCCTCCTCCAACTCGCGCTGGATCAGGAACGGCGGAATCAGCGCGATGCCCATCTCATGCATGGCCGCCTGGGCGAGCATCGAGAATAGTTCATAGCGCGGGCCTGTCATGTCGCGCTCCACATTCATGCCGACGCTGCCGAACCACTGCCGCCAGGCATAGGGGCGCGTGCTCTGCTGCAGCAGTGGCAATTGTGCAATGCGCTGCGCGTCGAGCGCACCCTGCCCGCCCAGCAGCGCCGGGCTGCACACCGGTACCGGGTTTTCCCCCATCAGCCGGTGCGACTGGGTGCCGGACCAGTCG
This genomic interval carries:
- a CDS encoding LysR family transcriptional regulator, translated to MRRKIPSTAALVCFEAAARNESFTKAAQELALTQGAVCRQIGSLEAFLNVELFRRSRRGVKLTEAGLSYSRQVAAQLDAVERDTLSVMRQQGANVIELAVVPTFGTQWLLPRLKDFQQRHPEVTVNLTNRTRPFLFADTTFDAAIYFGDADWSGTQSHRLMGENPVPVCSPALLGGQGALDAQRIAQLPLLQQSTRPYAWRQWFGSVGMNVERDMTGPRYELFSMLAQAAMHEMGIALIPPFLIQRELEEGRLVVANRHALSSDKAYYLMIPERKVESASLRAFRDWLLSQAQAYTAKT